The Sardina pilchardus chromosome 19, fSarPil1.1, whole genome shotgun sequence genome window below encodes:
- the LOC134066318 gene encoding leukocyte elastase inhibitor-like — translation MESLASANGHFSLELFKKISEKNKTGNVFFSPLSISSALAMVCLGAKGNTEAQMHRSLNLHKAEGDVHVGFSKLFAELNRKDAPYTLSLANRLYGEKSYQFLKKYLADTKTRYLAELEAVDFRKNAEAARVKINTWVEKKTQNKIKDLLAPGGLDEDTRLVLVNAIYFKGNWDKQFMSAQTKEVQFKLNKNESKPVQMMHQKAEFPFTYISDANCQILELPYVGKDLSMLIMLPNEMEDNTTGLEKLEQMLTYENFAEWTKPGKMRTVEVQVGLPKFKLEEKYDLNAILESMGMTDAFKPGSCDFSGMSPCNDLFLSKVVHKSFVEVNEEGTEAAAATGILMGVLCVPEMFMADHPFLFFIRHKPTQSVLFYGRYSSP, via the exons ATGGAATCACTGGCATCTGCAAATGGGCATTTCTCTCTTGAACTTTTCAAGAAGATCTCAGAGAAGAACAAGACGGGCAAtgtgttcttctctcctctgagcATCTCTTCAGCCCTGGCCATGGTCTGCCTTGGAGCCAAGGGCAACACTGAGGCCCAAATGCACAGG TCCCTGAACCTTCACAAAGCTGAGGGTGACGTCCATGTTGGCTTCAGTAAGCTCTTTGCTGAACTAAACCGAAAGGACGCCCCCTACACCCTGAGTCTAGCCAATCGCCTCTACGGAGAGAAGTCCTACCAGTTTCTTAAG AAATACCTTGCTGACACAAAGACACGCTACCTTGCTGAGCTGGAGGCTGTTGACTTCCGTAAAAATGCAGAGGCAGCTCGAGTGAAAATCAACACATGGGTGGAGAAAAAGACACAGA ACAAAATCAAGGACCTCTTGGCTCCAGGGGGTTTAGATGAGGACACTAGACTGGTGCTGGTCAATGCAATCTACTTCAAAGGCAACTGGGACAAGCAGTTCATGAGTGCACAAACAAAAGAAGTTCAGTTTAAGCTCAATAAG AATGAGAGCAAGCCTGTTCAAATGATGCATCAGAAGGCGGAGTTCCCCTTCACCTACATCTCTGACGCCAATTGCCAGATTCTAGAGCTGCCCTACGTGGGTAAAGATCTGAGCATGCTCATTATGCTGCCTAATGAGATGGAGGACAACACCACTGGACTAGAGAAG ctGGAGCAGATGCTCACATATGAGAACTTTGCGGAGTGGACCAAGCCAGGCAAGATGAGGACTGTTGAGGTGCAGGTGGGTCTCCCCAAGTTCAAGCTGGAGGAGAAATATGACCTCAATGCGATCCTGGAGAGCATGGGCATGACAGACGCCTTCAAACCCGGCAGTTGCGACTTCTCCGGCATGTCACCCTGCAATGACCTTTTTCTGTCCAAGGTCGTGCACAAGTCCTTTGTGGAGGTGAATGAGGAGGGCACTGAGGCGGCGGCCGCTACGGGTATCTTAATGGGGGTGCTCTGCGTCCCGGAGATGTTCATGGCGGACCAccccttcctcttcttcatccgACACAAGCCCACCCAGAGCGTCCTCTTCTACGGCCGCTACAGCTCCCCTTAA